A window of the Cynocephalus volans isolate mCynVol1 chromosome 10, mCynVol1.pri, whole genome shotgun sequence genome harbors these coding sequences:
- the ATMIN gene encoding ATM interactor isoform X1, which translates to MAASEAAAAGPAALTVGAPAVPAASRGAAAASGSWGPPGSRLRVSRPRPAAARQQPAAPQPPARELIQPSVSELSRAVRTNILCTVRGCGKILPNSPALNMHLVKSHRLQDGIVNPTIRKDLKTVPKFYCCPIEGCPRGPDRPFSQFSLVKQHFMKMHAEKKHKCSKCSNSYGTEWDLKRHAEDCGKTFQCTCGCPYASRTALQSHIYRTGHEIPAEHRDPPSKKRKMENCLQNQKLSNKTTESLSSQPTPRPDTQELETSEIKLVASFEDSCGSNARKQTLTTPTRYSQKLLLPKPKVALVKLPVMQFSPVPVFVPTADSSAQHVVFGVDQGSATGTVHLLPLSVGTLILGLDSEACSLKESLPLSKMISPVAVEPISTGVQVSLGKSPFNPLQELGNTCQKNSISSINIQTDLSYASQNFIPSAQWASPDSSVSSCSQTDLSFDSQVSLPISVHTQTFLPSSKVTSSIAAQTDGFIDACFQSSGISRETQTSGIQSMTDDHVQMDQAGMCGDIFESVHSYNVPTDNIISNSLVADTVTHGLLPQNDPKTLNQDIEKSAPIINFSAQNMLPSQNMTDNQTQTIDLLSDLENILSSNLPAQTLDNRSLLSDTNPGPDTQLPSGPPQNPGIDFDIEEFFSASNIQTQTEESELGTMNTEPVLESLDIETQTDFLLADTSAQSYGCRGNSNFLGLEMFDTQTQTDLNFFLDSSPHLPLGSILKHSSFSMSTDSSDTETQTEGISTAKNIPALESKVQLNSTETQTMSSGFETLGSLFFTSNETQTAMDDFLLADLAWNTMESQFSSVETQTCAELYAVSDF; encoded by the exons ATGGCGGCCTcggaggcggcggcggctggGCCCGCGGCTCTGACGGTGGGCGCCCCGGCCGTCCCCGCGGCTTCGAGgggagccgccgccgcctcgggctcgTGGGGGCCCCCGGGATCCCGGCTGAGGGTAAGCCGGCCGCGGCCTGCGGCGGCGAGACAGCAGCCCGCGGCCCCTCAGCCGCCGGCCCGGGAGCTGATCCAACCGTCGGTGAGCGAGCTGTCCCGGGCCGTGCGGACCAACATCCTGTGCACCGTGCGCGGCTGCGGCAAGATCCTGCCCAACAGCCCCGCGCTCAACATGCACCTGGTCAAGAGCCACCGTCTGCAG gaTGGCATAGTAAATCCAACAATAAGAAAAGATTTGAAAACTGTACCGAAATTCTACTGTTGTCCAATTGAAGGATGCCCGCGAGGCCCTGACAGaccattttctcagttttctctcGTAAAACAG CACTTCATGAAAATGCATGCTGAGAAGAAGCATAAATGTAGTAAATGCAGCAATTCGTATGGTACGGAATGGGACTTGAAAAGACACGCAGAGGACTGTGGCAAGACCTTCCAGTGCACATGTGGCTGTCCCTATGCCAGTAGAACAGCATTACAGTCCCACATCTATCGAACTGGCCATGAGATCCCTGCAGAACACAG GGATCCACCtagtaagaaaaggaaaatggaaaactgCCTGCAAAACCAGAAGTTGTCCAATAAGACCACCGAATCACTGAGCAGCCAACCAACCCCTAGACCAGACACTCAAGAACTAGAAACTTCAGAAATAAAGCTAGTAGCTTCTTTTGAAGACTCTTGTGGCTCTAATGCCAGAAAGCAGACCCTTACAACACCTACGAGATATTCTCAGAAGCTGCTTTTACCAAAGCCCAAAGTGGCTTTGGTTAAACTACCGGTGATGCAGTTCTCTCCTGTGCCTGTCTTTGTGCCTACGGCCGACTCCTCAGCCCAACATGTGGTGTTCGGTGTTGATCAGGGCTCTGCCACGGGCACTGTGCACTTACTGCCCTTGTCGGTAGGAACCTTGATCCTTGGCCTAGATTCAGAGGCTTGCTCTCTTAAGGAGAGCCTACCTCTTTCAAAAATGATAAGTCCTGTTGCTGTTGAGCCAATTAGTACAGGAGTTCAAGTGAGCTTGGGTAAAAGTCCATTTAATCCTTTACAAGAATTAGGGAACACATGTCAAAAGAATAGCATTTCTTCAATCAATATACAGACAGATCTGTCTTATGCCTCACAAAACTTTATACCTTCTGCACAGTGGGCTAGCCCTGATTCCTCTGTGTCATCTTGTTCTCAAACTGATTTGTCATTTGATTCTCAAGTGTCCCTTCCCATTAGTGTTCACACTCAGACATTTTTGCCCAGCTCTAAGGTAACTTCATCTATAGCTGCTCAGACTGATGGATTTATAGATGCTTGTTTCCAGTCCAGTGGGATCTCCAGAGAAACTCAAACCAGTGGGATACAAAGTATGACAGATGACCATGTACAGATGGACCAAGCTGGAATGTGTGGAGACATTTTTGAGAGTGTCCATTCATATAATGTTCCTACAGATAATATTATAAGCAACAGTTTAGTAGCAGACACAGTAACTCATGGTTTGTTACCTCAGAACGACCCTAAGACTTTAAATCAAGATATTGAGAAATCTGCACCAATTATAAACTTCAGTGCACAGAATATGCTTCCTTCACAGAACATGACAGATAATCAGACCCAAACTATAGATTTATTAAGTGATTTAGAAAACATCTTATCAAGTAATCTGCCTGCTCAGACATTGGATAATCGGAGTCTTCTATCTGACACGAATCCAGGACCTGACACTCAGCTCCCATCTGGCCCACCTCAGAATCCTGGAATAGATTTTGATATTGAAGAGTTCTTTTCAGCCTCAAATATCCAGACTCAAACTGAAGAGAGTGAACTTGGCACCATGAACACAGAACCAGTCTTAGAATCACTGGACATAGAGACCCAAACTGACTTCTTACTTGCAGACACCTCTGCTCAGTCCTATGGGTGTAGGGGAAATTCTAACTTCTTAGGCCTTGAGATGTTTGACACGCAGACACAGACAGACTTAAACTTCTTTTTAGACAGTAGCCCTCATCTGCCTTTGGGAAGTATTCTGAAACACTCCAGCTTTTCCATGAGTACTGATTCATCTGACACAGAGACCCAAACCGAAGGAATCTCCACTGCTAAAAACATACCTGCTCTAGAAAGCAAAGTTCAGTTGAACAGTACAGAAACACAAACCATGAGTTCTGGGTTTGAAACCCTGGGGAGCTTGTTCTTCACCAGCAATGAAACTCAAACAGCAATGGATGACTTTCTTCTGGCTGATTTGGCCTGGAACACGATGGAGTCTCAGTTTAGTTCTGTAGAAACCCAGACATGTGCCGAACTATATGCAGTCTCCGATTTCTAA
- the C10H16orf46 gene encoding uncharacterized protein C16orf46 homolog isoform X2: MRVGESASSSCLLCVSLSQGNPEARPLMEAGKLGAGAMAEASLEKDQSSPSQIQEQPQSPKTASREISKICFPTYIHKEKKSLQIKEYIWCTEDWVIPETTRGKALKSPSGGTDRELSDSDSLVSRALLVLPPLKASPQNGLDVMGKESKNFLLQSEEKVLCVEKDERMACAYGLKMVDGKSEKRPTELAKHLKVNNMLPFPSPAARTSVLANPERCCLHWSLLPEKNLVCPPNPISIRYLATLQLLQKQGVQNYKAKFKVKEPRPPLNTQKHVLTEAKQENRPQTLETKVFPRPLLPSLTVSRVAIHVSTHRLL; encoded by the coding sequence ATGAGGGTAGGAGAAAGTGCCAGCAGCAGCTGTTTACTCTGTGTCAGTCTCTCCCAAGGGAACCCTGAGGCCAGGCCTTTGATGGAGGCTGGGAAATTGGGGGCAGGGGCTATGGCTGAGGCAAGCCTGGAGAAGGATCAGAGCAGCCCCTCCCAGATTCAGGAACAGCCCCAGAGTCCTAAGACTGCTTCCAGGGAGATTAGCAAGATCTGCTTTCCCACCTACattcacaaagagaaaaaaagtctacAAATCAAGGAATATATTTGGTGCACAGAAGACTGGGTCATCCCTGAGACTACCAGGGGAAAGGCCCTCAAGAGTCCCAGTGGAGGCACTGACAGAGAGCTCTCCGACTCAGACTCCTTGGTTTCCAGGGCCCTCTTAGTTCTGCCTCCCCTGAAAGCTTCACCACAAAACGGCTTGGATGTTATGGGTAAGGAGAGTAAGAACTTTCTCTTGCAGTCAGAAGAGAAGGTACTTTGTGTGGAAAAGGATGAGCGTATGGCTTGTGCATATGGATTGAAAATGGTTGAtggaaaaagtgaaaagagaCCCACTGAGCTGGCCAAGCACCTTAAGGTCAACAACATGctgcccttcccttccccagcaGCCCGGACATCCGTGCTGGCCAACCCTGAGCGGTGCTGCCTGCACTGGTCCCTCCTGCCTGAGAAAAATCTGGTGTGCCCTCCCAACCCCATCAGCATTCGCTATCTTGCCACCCTGCAGCTTTTGCAGAAACAGGGAGTGCAAAACTACAAAGCCAAATTCAAAGTCAAGGAGCCAAGACCTCCCCTGAACACCCAAAAGCACGTTCTCACAGAGGCCAAGCAggaaaacaggccccaaacactGGAGACCAAAGTGTTCCCAAGACCTCTCTTGCCGTCCCTCACAGTGAGCAGAGTTGCTATTCACGTCTCCACTCACAGACTCCTCTGA
- the C10H16orf46 gene encoding uncharacterized protein C16orf46 homolog isoform X1 yields the protein MDFCQKNKTDLENSENNEIQSTEDTELTCTCPDERSEKNHIWCLLNISDITLEQDEKAHEFIIGTGWEEAVQGWGRTSPTACIWSRKKPKKMRVGESASSSCLLCVSLSQGNPEARPLMEAGKLGAGAMAEASLEKDQSSPSQIQEQPQSPKTASREISKICFPTYIHKEKKSLQIKEYIWCTEDWVIPETTRGKALKSPSGGTDRELSDSDSLVSRALLVLPPLKASPQNGLDVMGKESKNFLLQSEEKVLCVEKDERMACAYGLKMVDGKSEKRPTELAKHLKVNNMLPFPSPAARTSVLANPERCCLHWSLLPEKNLVCPPNPISIRYLATLQLLQKQGVQNYKAKFKVKEPRPPLNTQKHVLTEAKQENRPQTLETKVFPRPLLPSLTVSRVAIHVSTHRLL from the exons ATGGATTTCTGTCAGAAAAATAAGACTGATTtagaaaatagtgaaaataatgaaattcaaaGCACAGAAGACACAGAACTAACCTGTACTTGTCCAGATGAAAGAAGTGAAAAGAATCATATTTGGTGTCTTCTTAATATCAGTGACATTACACTTGAACAAGATGAAAAAGCCCATGAGTTTATTATTGGAACTGGATGGGAAGAAGCA GTCCAAGGCTGGGGAAGGACTTCTCCAACTGCCTGCATCTGGTCGAGGAAGAAACCAAAAAAGATGAGGGTAGGAGAAAGTGCCAGCAGCAGCTGTTTACTCTGTGTCAGTCTCTCCCAAGGGAACCCTGAGGCCAGGCCTTTGATGGAGGCTGGGAAATTGGGGGCAGGGGCTATGGCTGAGGCAAGCCTGGAGAAGGATCAGAGCAGCCCCTCCCAGATTCAGGAACAGCCCCAGAGTCCTAAGACTGCTTCCAGGGAGATTAGCAAGATCTGCTTTCCCACCTACattcacaaagagaaaaaaagtctacAAATCAAGGAATATATTTGGTGCACAGAAGACTGGGTCATCCCTGAGACTACCAGGGGAAAGGCCCTCAAGAGTCCCAGTGGAGGCACTGACAGAGAGCTCTCCGACTCAGACTCCTTGGTTTCCAGGGCCCTCTTAGTTCTGCCTCCCCTGAAAGCTTCACCACAAAACGGCTTGGATGTTATGGGTAAGGAGAGTAAGAACTTTCTCTTGCAGTCAGAAGAGAAGGTACTTTGTGTGGAAAAGGATGAGCGTATGGCTTGTGCATATGGATTGAAAATGGTTGAtggaaaaagtgaaaagagaCCCACTGAGCTGGCCAAGCACCTTAAGGTCAACAACATGctgcccttcccttccccagcaGCCCGGACATCCGTGCTGGCCAACCCTGAGCGGTGCTGCCTGCACTGGTCCCTCCTGCCTGAGAAAAATCTGGTGTGCCCTCCCAACCCCATCAGCATTCGCTATCTTGCCACCCTGCAGCTTTTGCAGAAACAGGGAGTGCAAAACTACAAAGCCAAATTCAAAGTCAAGGAGCCAAGACCTCCCCTGAACACCCAAAAGCACGTTCTCACAGAGGCCAAGCAggaaaacaggccccaaacactGGAGACCAAAGTGTTCCCAAGACCTCTCTTGCCGTCCCTCACAGTGAGCAGAGTTGCTATTCACGTCTCCACTCACAGACTCCTCTGA
- the ATMIN gene encoding ATM interactor isoform X2: MAASEAAAAGPAALTVGAPAVPAASRGAAAASGSWGPPGSRLRVSRPRPAAARQQPAAPQPPARELIQPSVSELSRAVRTNILCTVRGCGKILPNSPALNMHLVKSHRLQHFMKMHAEKKHKCSKCSNSYGTEWDLKRHAEDCGKTFQCTCGCPYASRTALQSHIYRTGHEIPAEHRDPPSKKRKMENCLQNQKLSNKTTESLSSQPTPRPDTQELETSEIKLVASFEDSCGSNARKQTLTTPTRYSQKLLLPKPKVALVKLPVMQFSPVPVFVPTADSSAQHVVFGVDQGSATGTVHLLPLSVGTLILGLDSEACSLKESLPLSKMISPVAVEPISTGVQVSLGKSPFNPLQELGNTCQKNSISSINIQTDLSYASQNFIPSAQWASPDSSVSSCSQTDLSFDSQVSLPISVHTQTFLPSSKVTSSIAAQTDGFIDACFQSSGISRETQTSGIQSMTDDHVQMDQAGMCGDIFESVHSYNVPTDNIISNSLVADTVTHGLLPQNDPKTLNQDIEKSAPIINFSAQNMLPSQNMTDNQTQTIDLLSDLENILSSNLPAQTLDNRSLLSDTNPGPDTQLPSGPPQNPGIDFDIEEFFSASNIQTQTEESELGTMNTEPVLESLDIETQTDFLLADTSAQSYGCRGNSNFLGLEMFDTQTQTDLNFFLDSSPHLPLGSILKHSSFSMSTDSSDTETQTEGISTAKNIPALESKVQLNSTETQTMSSGFETLGSLFFTSNETQTAMDDFLLADLAWNTMESQFSSVETQTCAELYAVSDF; encoded by the exons ATGGCGGCCTcggaggcggcggcggctggGCCCGCGGCTCTGACGGTGGGCGCCCCGGCCGTCCCCGCGGCTTCGAGgggagccgccgccgcctcgggctcgTGGGGGCCCCCGGGATCCCGGCTGAGGGTAAGCCGGCCGCGGCCTGCGGCGGCGAGACAGCAGCCCGCGGCCCCTCAGCCGCCGGCCCGGGAGCTGATCCAACCGTCGGTGAGCGAGCTGTCCCGGGCCGTGCGGACCAACATCCTGTGCACCGTGCGCGGCTGCGGCAAGATCCTGCCCAACAGCCCCGCGCTCAACATGCACCTGGTCAAGAGCCACCGTCTGCAG CACTTCATGAAAATGCATGCTGAGAAGAAGCATAAATGTAGTAAATGCAGCAATTCGTATGGTACGGAATGGGACTTGAAAAGACACGCAGAGGACTGTGGCAAGACCTTCCAGTGCACATGTGGCTGTCCCTATGCCAGTAGAACAGCATTACAGTCCCACATCTATCGAACTGGCCATGAGATCCCTGCAGAACACAG GGATCCACCtagtaagaaaaggaaaatggaaaactgCCTGCAAAACCAGAAGTTGTCCAATAAGACCACCGAATCACTGAGCAGCCAACCAACCCCTAGACCAGACACTCAAGAACTAGAAACTTCAGAAATAAAGCTAGTAGCTTCTTTTGAAGACTCTTGTGGCTCTAATGCCAGAAAGCAGACCCTTACAACACCTACGAGATATTCTCAGAAGCTGCTTTTACCAAAGCCCAAAGTGGCTTTGGTTAAACTACCGGTGATGCAGTTCTCTCCTGTGCCTGTCTTTGTGCCTACGGCCGACTCCTCAGCCCAACATGTGGTGTTCGGTGTTGATCAGGGCTCTGCCACGGGCACTGTGCACTTACTGCCCTTGTCGGTAGGAACCTTGATCCTTGGCCTAGATTCAGAGGCTTGCTCTCTTAAGGAGAGCCTACCTCTTTCAAAAATGATAAGTCCTGTTGCTGTTGAGCCAATTAGTACAGGAGTTCAAGTGAGCTTGGGTAAAAGTCCATTTAATCCTTTACAAGAATTAGGGAACACATGTCAAAAGAATAGCATTTCTTCAATCAATATACAGACAGATCTGTCTTATGCCTCACAAAACTTTATACCTTCTGCACAGTGGGCTAGCCCTGATTCCTCTGTGTCATCTTGTTCTCAAACTGATTTGTCATTTGATTCTCAAGTGTCCCTTCCCATTAGTGTTCACACTCAGACATTTTTGCCCAGCTCTAAGGTAACTTCATCTATAGCTGCTCAGACTGATGGATTTATAGATGCTTGTTTCCAGTCCAGTGGGATCTCCAGAGAAACTCAAACCAGTGGGATACAAAGTATGACAGATGACCATGTACAGATGGACCAAGCTGGAATGTGTGGAGACATTTTTGAGAGTGTCCATTCATATAATGTTCCTACAGATAATATTATAAGCAACAGTTTAGTAGCAGACACAGTAACTCATGGTTTGTTACCTCAGAACGACCCTAAGACTTTAAATCAAGATATTGAGAAATCTGCACCAATTATAAACTTCAGTGCACAGAATATGCTTCCTTCACAGAACATGACAGATAATCAGACCCAAACTATAGATTTATTAAGTGATTTAGAAAACATCTTATCAAGTAATCTGCCTGCTCAGACATTGGATAATCGGAGTCTTCTATCTGACACGAATCCAGGACCTGACACTCAGCTCCCATCTGGCCCACCTCAGAATCCTGGAATAGATTTTGATATTGAAGAGTTCTTTTCAGCCTCAAATATCCAGACTCAAACTGAAGAGAGTGAACTTGGCACCATGAACACAGAACCAGTCTTAGAATCACTGGACATAGAGACCCAAACTGACTTCTTACTTGCAGACACCTCTGCTCAGTCCTATGGGTGTAGGGGAAATTCTAACTTCTTAGGCCTTGAGATGTTTGACACGCAGACACAGACAGACTTAAACTTCTTTTTAGACAGTAGCCCTCATCTGCCTTTGGGAAGTATTCTGAAACACTCCAGCTTTTCCATGAGTACTGATTCATCTGACACAGAGACCCAAACCGAAGGAATCTCCACTGCTAAAAACATACCTGCTCTAGAAAGCAAAGTTCAGTTGAACAGTACAGAAACACAAACCATGAGTTCTGGGTTTGAAACCCTGGGGAGCTTGTTCTTCACCAGCAATGAAACTCAAACAGCAATGGATGACTTTCTTCTGGCTGATTTGGCCTGGAACACGATGGAGTCTCAGTTTAGTTCTGTAGAAACCCAGACATGTGCCGAACTATATGCAGTCTCCGATTTCTAA